One part of the Vicia villosa cultivar HV-30 ecotype Madison, WI linkage group LG6, Vvil1.0, whole genome shotgun sequence genome encodes these proteins:
- the LOC131609198 gene encoding poly(A)-specific ribonuclease PARN-like, which translates to MTQIRPAKPSYKRFRKKKTQNPNRNHAVPMASLFQLLFLNQKRSLCTKLSTSKWKVKQVTASNFNESLNEIKTHISSSDFIAISMEKTGSSSTTPWHRVQPFDTAETAYLKASQSAQRFQLLQFAVCPFSVTDSNSIVAHPYNFLLFPRDDLKMGMPAYSFLCQTSHLASMARQGFDFNTCIYEGISYLSRAQESIAKVRLGTGSPSLGVMKSSSPPTVADTVFIERIRSRVKHWRNTCKNSGTNKSKHEEIIDSLRNIVLGSEQFKSRPCLNIDVCSERQVQLILQMLPDFSDHFVSLVIPSKSGTTQAVRVVLANSREDKELLEKELQSLEDEEIKKFRGFREVIDLISASQKPVISHNCLNDCTLIHSKFIAPLPSEVDDFVSSLCKFFPKVLDVNYLMKKSGTMKKTTNIRNALSYLNTHFFAPVDMEVPDQDTDTVNKGKIDGLDALRLSYLFMKLCSILKISPIVAAFDNRRLALELEDFTFHPSSANIQESSCNEDVTVWTNNTRKINCEHLVFLWGFKFGMTAGMLKDALRESNDIFSEEFDVRFIDKSCTVVVFWQPGLSNDLLNIMNSEEISGGLKELVSDGLRVTGYETYRRMCRLGLWEMNLAESLERALESSLSDEKIISERKSCEVQWCNDNVLILDDL; encoded by the exons ATGACTCAGATCCGACCCGCCAAACCGAGTTACAAACGATTTCGAAAGAAAAAAACCCAGAACCCAAACAGGAACCACGCCGTTCCAATGGCTTCACTCTTCCAGCTACTATTCCTAAATCAAAAGCGGTCACTCTGCACCAAACTCTCCACTTCTAAATGGAAAGTAAAGCAGGTCACAGCTTCCAACTTCAACGAATCTTTGAACGAAATCAAAACTCACATTTCTTCTTCCGACTTTATCGCCATATCGATGGAAAAAACTGGCTCCTCGTCGACGACTCCGTGGCACCGCGTTCAGCCCTTTGATACGGCGGAAACCGCTTACCTTAAGGCTAGTCAGTCCGCCCAGCGGTTTCAGTTGCTCCAGTTCGCTGTCTGCCCGTTTTCTGTTACGGATTCGAATAGCATCGTTGCTCACCC GTATAATTTCCTTTTGTTTCCAAGAGATGATTTAAAGATGGGTATGCCTGCTTACAGTTTTTTGTGCCAGACGTCTCATCTGGCGTCCATGGCTCGTCAAGGTTTTGATTTCAATACTTGCATATATGAAG GTATATCGTATTTGTCCAGAGCACAAGAGTCAATTGCTAAAGTTCGTTTAGGGACTGGGTCTCCCTCTCTTGGTGTGATGAAATCTTCTTCACCCCCTACTGTTGCTGATACAGTTTTTATCGAGAGGATTAGATCACGGGTTAAACATTGGAGAAATACATGTAAAAACTCTGGcacaaacaaaagcaaacacg AAGAAATTATCGACTCTCTTAGGAATATTGTTCTGGGTAGTGAACAGTTCAAATCAAGACCGTGCTTGAATATAGATGTTTGCAGTGAACGCCAAGTGCAACTAATTCTGCAG ATGCTACCAGACTTCTCCGATCACTTCGTTTCTTTGGTGATCCCTTCAAAAAGTGGGACCACTCAGGCAGTTCGCGTTGTTTTGGCAAATTCAAGAGAAGATAAGGAATTGTTGGAG AAAGAGCTTCAAAGTCTTGAAGATGAGGAGATCAAGAAATTTCGAGGATTTCGAGAGGTGATCGATTTGATTTCCGCTTCACAGAAACCTGTTATCTCCCACAATTGCCTTAATG ATTGTACACTtattcattcaaaattcatcgcACCACTTCCATCAGAAGTAGATGATTTTGTGAGCTCGTTGTGCAAGTTTTTCCCCAAAGTACTCGACGTGAACTATTTGATGAAGAAAAGTGGAACCATGAAAAAAACGACCAACATTCGTAATGCTTTGTCCTACTTGAATACTCATTTCTTTGCACCAGTTGATATGGAAGTTCCCGACCAAG ATACAGATACAGTAAACAAAGGCAAGATTGATGGACTTGATGCATTAAGGCTATCCTATTTATTCATGAAGCTCTGCTCTATATTGAAAATTTCCCCTATTGTCGCTGCATTCGACAATAGGCGATTGGCCCTGGAGCTTGAAGACTTCACTTTCCATCCAAGCTCAGCCAACATCCAAGAATCATCATGTAATGAAGATGTTACTGTGTGGACCAATAACACAAGAAAAATCAATTGTGAACATTTGGTTTTCTTATGGGGATTTAAATTCGGCATGACGGCCGGCATGCTGAAGGATGCTCTTCGTGAATCCAACGACATCTTTTCAGAGGAGTTTGATGTAAGATTCATTGATAAGAGTTGTACCGTTGTTGTTTTCTGGCAACCTGGGTTATCGAACGATCTTCTAAACATAATGAACAGTGAAGAAATTAGTGGAGGGTTAAAGGAGTTAGTATCAGATGGGTTGAGGGTAACAGGTTATGAGACCTACAGAAGAATGTGTAGGTTAGGTTTGTGGGAGATGAATCTTGCAGAGTCTTTAGAGAGAGCATTGGAGAGTTCTCTCAGTGATGAAAAGATTATTAGTGAAAGAAAATCTTGTGAGGTTCAATGGTGTAATGATAATGTACTTATCTTAGATGATCTTTAA